The segment CAGATCGAGGGTTCGGTTATCCGTTCGGAGCAACTGGACGGGGCGCTGCTTTACGCCAACAGGGGCGGAGATGCCGAACTGATTCTTGGACAGGATATCTCCGTGGGATACCACAACCACACGGCCCGGGATGTTTCCCTCTTCTTTACCGAGTCCTTCACCTTCCGGATTCTGACACCGGAAGCCCTGGTCTGCTTTTCCCTGTAAAACCGTGCAGCGAATAACCCGGGAGTCGACATGAAATATATTTCCATCAAAGGGCCCTATGAGGTTGAAATCAAGGAAAATGAGCTGCCGGAACCGAAGAAGGGTGAAGCCCTCCTGAAGATGCTCTATGGAGGTATCTGCGGTACCGATTTGAGTATTTATCGGGGAAAATTCGCCTACGGTTCCTATCCCAGAATTCCCGGACACGAGTTTTCCGCCGAGATCGTACAAATCGGCGAGAATGACCTTGGGCTCGAGGAGGGAATGATTGTTACCGCCAACCCCTACATGAACTGCGGCAGCTGCTACTCCTGTCAGAGGGGACTTGTCAACTGCTGCATGCACAATGAGACCATGGGGGCTCAAAGGGACGGCGCATACGGAGAGTATTTCGTCATGCCCGTGGATCGGATCTACCACGGCAAAGGGCTCCCCGCCAAAACCCTTGCCCTCATCGAACCCCTGTGCATCAGTTTTCATGGTGCCCGGAGGGCATCCATCAAGCCCGGGGAGAAGGTGCTGGTTATAGGTTCCGGAACCATAGGCATACTGGCTGCTCTATCGGCCAGGTACTTCGGGGCGGAGGTTTATATAAGCGACATTGCCCCGGAAAGACTCAAGTATGCCGAAACCCTCGGGGTGAACGGGACTGTTCTGAACGACAGTGAACATGCCCTTGCTGACGCGGTTGAAAACATTACCGGCGGGAACGGCTTCGATGTCGCCATTGAAGCGGTGGGCCTGGCGGCTACCTTTCAGTTCTGCATCGATGCGGCGGCCTTTGGCGGACGGGTCGTCCTGATCGGCATAAGCAGACAGCATCTGGACTTTGATTTTACGCTAATCCAGAAAAAGG is part of the Marispirochaeta aestuarii genome and harbors:
- a CDS encoding zinc-binding alcohol dehydrogenase family protein, producing MKYISIKGPYEVEIKENELPEPKKGEALLKMLYGGICGTDLSIYRGKFAYGSYPRIPGHEFSAEIVQIGENDLGLEEGMIVTANPYMNCGSCYSCQRGLVNCCMHNETMGAQRDGAYGEYFVMPVDRIYHGKGLPAKTLALIEPLCISFHGARRASIKPGEKVLVIGSGTIGILAALSARYFGAEVYISDIAPERLKYAETLGVNGTVLNDSEHALADAVENITGGNGFDVAIEAVGLAATFQFCIDAAAFGGRVVLIGISRQHLDFDFTLIQKKELNVYGSRNALKEEFMTLIDLVQAGKIDVEKVISKVYPFQRAAEALTELDKNGGALLKVLLEF